The following proteins come from a genomic window of Tepidiforma thermophila:
- the rpsF gene encoding 30S ribosomal protein S6 gives MREYELTVVYDLALQEAGGPDASVERLKQTVESRGARVLKIDHWGRRRMAYPIRHALDADYIVSRIEAEPSDVSAIEAALRIDERVYRHLIVRADELPTPPQPREPRETRSEAPAPAPAAEPAPAAETPAEPPAAEASTDDAPAAETPAEADAPAGEAAQP, from the coding sequence ATGAGGGAATACGAACTCACGGTCGTCTACGACCTCGCCCTGCAGGAGGCCGGCGGCCCCGATGCCTCCGTCGAGCGGCTCAAGCAAACCGTCGAATCGCGCGGCGCCAGGGTCCTCAAGATCGACCACTGGGGCCGCCGCCGGATGGCCTACCCCATCCGCCACGCCCTCGACGCCGACTACATCGTCAGCCGCATCGAAGCTGAGCCCTCCGACGTCAGCGCGATCGAAGCCGCCCTCCGCATCGACGAGCGCGTCTACCGCCACCTGATCGTCCGCGCCGACGAACTGCCCACGCCGCCGCAGCCGCGCGAACCGCGCGAAACTCGCAGCGAAGCCCCGGCGCCTGCCCCTGCCGCCGAACCCGCACCCGCTGCCGAAACCCCAGCCGAGCCCCCGGCCGCCGAAGCGTCGACTGATGACGCACCGGCCGCCGAAACTCCGGCCGAGGCCGACGCGCCCGCGGGCGAAGCGGCCCAGCCCTAG
- a CDS encoding single-stranded DNA-binding protein → MAGLNKILLIGNAGRDAELRYLASGTPQAQFSLAVNNRRKNQQTGDWEEQTEWFNIVVWGDTAERISQYITKGKQVFVEGRVQTRTWEDDQGQKHYRTEVIAQSIQLLGGPRDQAGDEWSNGGSSRSRGAGFEPAYDRPRGGAAREDIDVDDLPFE, encoded by the coding sequence ATGGCGGGACTGAACAAAATCCTCCTCATCGGGAACGCCGGCCGCGATGCCGAGCTCCGCTACCTCGCCTCCGGCACGCCGCAGGCCCAGTTCAGCCTCGCCGTGAACAACCGCCGCAAAAACCAGCAGACCGGCGACTGGGAAGAGCAGACCGAGTGGTTCAACATCGTCGTCTGGGGCGATACCGCCGAGCGCATCTCCCAGTACATCACCAAGGGCAAGCAGGTCTTCGTCGAAGGCCGCGTCCAGACCCGCACCTGGGAAGATGACCAGGGCCAGAAGCACTACCGCACCGAGGTCATCGCCCAGTCCATCCAGCTCCTCGGCGGCCCCCGCGACCAGGCCGGCGACGAATGGAGCAACGGCGGGTCGTCCCGCAGCCGCGGCGCAGGCTTCGAGCCCGCCTACGACCGGCCCCGCGGCGGCGCAGCCCGCGAAGACATCGACGTGGACGACCTGCCGTTCGAATGA
- the rpsR gene encoding 30S ribosomal protein S18 — MTSEERTANPAPAEAERPARQQRPRYSSRRKVCRFCVEKMDGVDYKDIARLRMYISDRGKIEPRRKTGTCLKHQRLVATAIKRARHLALLPYTLEHIRKTGIFPIRG; from the coding sequence ATGACTTCTGAAGAACGCACCGCCAATCCCGCACCCGCCGAAGCCGAGCGCCCCGCCCGCCAGCAGCGCCCCCGCTACAGCAGCCGGCGCAAGGTCTGCCGCTTCTGCGTCGAAAAAATGGACGGCGTCGACTACAAGGACATCGCCCGCCTCCGCATGTACATCTCCGACCGCGGCAAAATCGAGCCCCGCCGCAAGACCGGCACCTGCCTCAAGCACCAGCGCCTCGTGGCCACCGCCATCAAGCGCGCCCGGCACCTCGCCCTCCTGCCCTACACCCTCGAGCACATCCGCAAGACGGGCATCTTCCCCATCCGCGGGTAA
- a CDS encoding peptidylprolyl isomerase — translation MARRERTTALPRPRPRDARPQARGGLLLTSEETLRLAILGGAALLLVIVLALIGWRWYDQNFRVPEKVILQVGDERFKLKYYADRLFPYAQSVASSGINLGLAEQQLLTELENEAIVNAIARERGITVTPDDVTNEIASQLGVPAGGAGTTFDTLYRQRLQSLTMTDAHYRRWVEAQVYRQKLKDAILADIGDTTEMVTLRTIITTTEDEAKAALARIEAGEDMGTVAQTASKDLNSRQKDGIMDPEPPALLPEAVRTAIEGKAAGSEVIGPVRLANGDWWIFRIEKRDPNATPSETQKSQLADLRINELIKEKRSAIPIRRNVSSSDIKWAEEHAD, via the coding sequence ATGGCCCGACGCGAACGTACCACCGCACTCCCCCGCCCGCGACCCCGCGATGCCCGGCCCCAGGCCCGCGGCGGGCTCCTCCTCACCAGCGAGGAAACCCTCCGCCTCGCCATCCTCGGCGGCGCCGCCCTCCTCCTCGTCATCGTCCTCGCCCTCATCGGCTGGCGCTGGTACGACCAAAACTTCCGCGTCCCCGAAAAAGTCATCCTCCAGGTCGGCGACGAGCGCTTCAAACTCAAGTACTACGCCGACCGCCTCTTCCCTTACGCCCAGTCCGTCGCCAGCTCCGGCATCAATCTCGGCCTCGCCGAGCAGCAGCTTCTCACCGAGCTCGAAAACGAAGCCATCGTCAACGCCATCGCCCGCGAACGCGGCATCACCGTCACCCCCGACGATGTGACTAACGAGATCGCCAGCCAGCTCGGCGTGCCCGCCGGCGGCGCCGGCACCACCTTCGATACCCTCTACCGCCAGCGCCTCCAGTCGCTCACCATGACTGACGCCCACTACCGCCGCTGGGTCGAAGCGCAGGTCTACCGCCAAAAACTCAAGGACGCCATCCTCGCCGATATCGGCGACACCACCGAGATGGTCACCCTCCGCACCATCATCACCACCACCGAAGACGAAGCCAAAGCCGCCCTCGCCCGTATCGAGGCCGGCGAAGACATGGGCACCGTCGCCCAGACTGCCTCCAAAGACCTCAACTCCCGCCAGAAAGACGGCATCATGGACCCCGAGCCCCCTGCCCTCCTCCCCGAGGCCGTCCGCACCGCCATCGAAGGCAAAGCGGCCGGCAGCGAGGTCATCGGCCCCGTCCGGCTCGCCAACGGCGACTGGTGGATCTTCCGCATCGAAAAACGCGACCCGAACGCCACACCCTCCGAAACCCAGAAGTCCCAGCTCGCTGACCTCCGCATCAACGAGCTGATCAAAGAAAAGCGCTCCGCCATCCCTATCCGGCGCAACGTCTCGAGCAGCGATATCAAGTGGGCAGAGGAGCATGCCGACTAA
- a CDS encoding homoserine dehydrogenase, with the protein MPTNGNRRQIGVGLIGLGVVGSGVARALIERRDYFARQVGAELVVRRAAVRNLQKPRAVELPPGTITDDVDAVLADPAIDIIVEVIGGEEPAGTYIRRALEAGKHVVTANKELMAKVGPELLADAHRRGLDIMFEASVGGGIPLIAPLRRDLLANKISSIRAIINGTTNYILTSMANHAAVAEALHRQGLEPPPGGYEEALRAAQELGYAEPDPTNDVEGYDAAYKLAIMATLGFRTRVHPSQVHTEGITRLSAKDFEAARELGYAIKLLAIAERTPEGIIARVAPAFIPLSEPLARVDGVYNAVQIHGDLTGTVLFQGRGAGSEPTSSAVVADLLDLAHAIVLGTRERKYWGPEGDVPVLGLEHLETRYYLRVKVTDRPGVLAQIARTLGDHEVSIAAVNQKETDTHAQTADLVIMTHRAREGAVQAALREMATLPVVVQVSAFLRVEG; encoded by the coding sequence ATGCCGACTAACGGGAACCGCCGCCAGATCGGCGTCGGCCTCATCGGCCTCGGGGTCGTCGGCTCCGGCGTCGCCCGCGCCCTCATCGAGCGCCGCGACTACTTCGCCCGCCAGGTCGGCGCCGAGCTTGTCGTCCGCCGCGCCGCCGTCCGCAACCTCCAAAAGCCCCGCGCCGTCGAACTCCCGCCCGGCACCATCACCGACGACGTCGACGCCGTCCTCGCTGACCCCGCCATCGACATCATCGTCGAAGTCATCGGCGGCGAAGAGCCCGCCGGCACCTACATCCGCCGGGCGCTCGAGGCGGGCAAACACGTCGTCACCGCCAACAAAGAGCTCATGGCCAAAGTCGGCCCCGAACTCCTGGCCGATGCCCACCGCCGCGGCCTCGACATCATGTTCGAAGCCAGCGTCGGCGGCGGAATCCCCCTCATCGCGCCCCTCCGGCGCGACCTCCTCGCCAACAAAATCAGCTCCATCCGCGCCATCATCAACGGCACCACCAACTACATCCTCACCAGCATGGCGAACCACGCCGCCGTCGCCGAAGCCCTCCATCGCCAGGGCCTCGAGCCCCCGCCCGGCGGCTACGAAGAAGCCCTCCGCGCCGCCCAGGAGCTCGGCTACGCCGAACCCGACCCCACCAACGACGTCGAAGGCTACGACGCCGCCTACAAGCTCGCCATCATGGCCACCCTCGGCTTCCGCACCCGCGTCCACCCCAGTCAGGTCCACACCGAGGGCATCACCAGGCTCTCCGCCAAGGACTTCGAAGCCGCCCGCGAACTCGGCTACGCCATCAAGCTCCTCGCCATCGCCGAGCGCACCCCAGAGGGCATCATCGCCCGCGTCGCACCAGCCTTCATCCCCCTCTCCGAGCCCCTCGCCCGCGTCGATGGCGTCTACAACGCCGTCCAAATCCACGGAGACCTCACCGGCACCGTCCTCTTCCAGGGCCGCGGCGCCGGCTCCGAACCCACCTCCTCCGCCGTCGTCGCCGACCTGCTCGACCTCGCCCACGCCATCGTTCTCGGCACCCGCGAACGGAAATACTGGGGCCCCGAGGGCGATGTCCCCGTCCTCGGCCTCGAGCACCTCGAAACCCGCTACTATCTCCGCGTGAAAGTCACCGACCGCCCCGGCGTTCTTGCACAGATCGCCCGCACCCTCGGCGACCACGAGGTCAGCATCGCCGCGGTCAACCAGAAAGAGACCGACACCCACGCCCAGACCGCCGACCTCGTCATCATGACCCACCGCGCCCGCGAAGGCGCCGTCCAGGCCGCCCTCCGCGAAATGGCAACCCTCCCCGTCGTCGTCCAGGTGTCTGCCTTCCTTCGCGTGGAGGGCTGA
- the thrC gene encoding threonine synthase: MTAATIRPRGVLYRWADVLPLTDRTPRITLGEGETPLVRAASLAPECGLDELWFKLEACNPTGSFKDRGMVVAVAKALEAGARAIMCASTGNTSASAAAYAARCGIECYVLVPGGKVAAGKMAQAVAYGARIIEIDGNFDDALRAARELTARHPIALVNSVNPHRIEGQKTAAYEICDALGDAPDLLAIPVGNAGNITAYWKGFRECAERGLAARHPRMCGFQAAGAAPLVSGQPVPNPQTIATAIRIGNPASWNTAIAARDESEGLIEAVTDDDILEAYRLLARREGLFVEPASAASVAGLLKLGRSGRTRGGRAVAILTGHGLKDPDTAISHGTPDVTRAPATIEGIEAALGW; encoded by the coding sequence GTGACCGCAGCCACCATCCGCCCCCGCGGCGTCCTCTACCGCTGGGCCGACGTCCTGCCCCTTACCGACCGCACCCCCCGCATCACCCTCGGCGAGGGCGAAACGCCCCTTGTCCGCGCAGCCAGCCTCGCCCCCGAGTGCGGCCTCGATGAGCTCTGGTTCAAGCTCGAAGCCTGCAACCCCACCGGCTCCTTCAAAGACCGCGGCATGGTCGTCGCCGTCGCCAAAGCCCTCGAAGCCGGCGCCCGCGCCATCATGTGCGCCTCCACCGGCAACACCAGCGCCAGCGCAGCCGCCTACGCCGCCCGCTGCGGCATCGAGTGCTACGTCCTCGTCCCCGGCGGCAAAGTCGCAGCCGGCAAAATGGCCCAGGCCGTCGCCTACGGCGCCCGCATCATCGAAATCGACGGCAACTTCGATGACGCCCTCCGCGCCGCCCGCGAACTCACCGCACGCCACCCCATCGCCCTCGTCAACTCCGTCAACCCCCACCGCATCGAAGGCCAGAAAACCGCCGCCTACGAAATCTGCGACGCCCTCGGCGATGCCCCCGACCTCCTCGCCATCCCCGTCGGCAACGCCGGCAACATCACCGCCTACTGGAAGGGCTTCCGCGAGTGCGCCGAGCGCGGCCTCGCCGCCCGCCACCCCCGCATGTGCGGCTTCCAGGCCGCCGGCGCCGCCCCGCTCGTATCCGGCCAGCCCGTGCCCAACCCCCAGACGATCGCCACCGCCATCCGCATCGGCAACCCGGCCAGCTGGAACACCGCCATCGCCGCTCGCGACGAATCCGAGGGCCTCATCGAAGCCGTCACCGACGACGACATCCTCGAAGCCTACCGCCTCCTCGCCCGCCGCGAAGGGCTCTTCGTCGAACCCGCCAGCGCCGCCTCCGTCGCCGGCCTCCTCAAGCTCGGGCGCAGCGGCCGCACCCGCGGCGGCCGGGCCGTCGCCATTCTCACCGGCCACGGCCTGAAAGACCCCGATACCGCCATCTCGCACGGCACGCCCGACGTTACCCGGGCTCCCGCCACCATCGAGGGCATCGAAGCCGCGCTCGGCTGGTAG
- a CDS encoding polyphosphate kinase 2 family protein produces MSNGTRQPIVYPPHTRVDLRKFDPAATNGMSREEAEAELVGLRLRLNELQNMLYADARYALLVVLQGIDAAGKDGTINSVFEQVGPIGCSVVSFKAPTPEELAHDYLWRYHRVMPERGHITIFNRSYYEAVLVERVKGIVPKATWEQRYEDINRLEEYLLRNGTVVMKFFLAISKEEQRERLQERIDNPKKQWKFRLGDLEERKLWDEYLEAFEDMLERCNTKHAPWHVVPADRKWYRDVVVARTLVEKLASLGLRYPPADPAVLGLKVD; encoded by the coding sequence ATGAGCAACGGAACCCGCCAGCCAATCGTGTATCCGCCGCATACAAGGGTCGACCTGCGGAAGTTCGACCCGGCAGCAACGAACGGGATGAGCCGGGAGGAGGCGGAGGCGGAGCTCGTTGGGCTGCGGCTGCGGCTGAACGAACTGCAGAACATGCTGTATGCGGATGCGCGGTATGCGCTGCTGGTGGTGCTCCAGGGGATTGATGCGGCAGGGAAGGACGGGACGATCAATTCGGTCTTCGAGCAGGTGGGGCCGATCGGCTGTTCGGTGGTGAGCTTCAAGGCGCCGACGCCGGAGGAGCTGGCGCACGACTACCTCTGGCGTTACCACAGAGTGATGCCGGAGCGCGGGCACATCACGATTTTCAACCGGTCGTACTACGAGGCGGTGCTGGTGGAGCGGGTGAAGGGGATCGTCCCGAAGGCGACCTGGGAGCAGCGGTACGAGGACATCAACCGGCTGGAGGAGTACCTGCTTCGGAACGGGACGGTAGTGATGAAGTTCTTCCTGGCGATTTCGAAGGAGGAGCAGCGGGAGCGGCTGCAGGAGCGGATTGACAACCCGAAGAAGCAGTGGAAGTTCCGGCTCGGCGACCTGGAGGAGCGGAAGCTGTGGGACGAGTACCTGGAGGCGTTCGAGGACATGCTGGAGCGGTGCAATACGAAGCACGCGCCGTGGCATGTGGTGCCGGCGGACCGGAAGTGGTACCGGGATGTGGTGGTGGCGCGGACGCTCGTGGAGAAGCTGGCGTCGCTCGGGCTGCGGTATCCGCCGGCGGACCCGGCGGTGCTGGGCCTGAAGGTGGATTAG
- a CDS encoding pyridoxamine 5'-phosphate oxidase family protein, translating to MPSRRAEIALTPEEQQQFLQEGWTLQVASIGPKGYPHLVAMWYVVIDGLIHFTTFAKSQKVLNLRRNPKITVMLESGKLYHELKGLVIEGDAEIIEDTPFTARVMALVGEKYNGIPAPMDTPEAALKVASKRVTVRVRPVDTYSWDHAKLGGRY from the coding sequence ATGCCAAGCCGACGCGCCGAAATCGCCCTCACCCCCGAAGAGCAGCAGCAGTTCCTCCAGGAAGGCTGGACCCTCCAGGTCGCCTCCATCGGGCCGAAGGGCTACCCCCACCTCGTCGCCATGTGGTACGTCGTCATTGACGGCCTCATCCACTTCACCACCTTCGCCAAGAGCCAGAAGGTCCTCAACCTCCGCCGCAATCCCAAAATCACCGTCATGCTCGAATCCGGGAAGCTCTATCACGAGCTCAAGGGCCTCGTCATCGAAGGCGACGCCGAGATCATCGAGGACACCCCCTTCACCGCCCGCGTCATGGCCCTCGTCGGCGAAAAGTACAACGGCATCCCCGCGCCCATGGACACCCCCGAGGCCGCCCTCAAGGTCGCCTCCAAGCGCGTGACCGTGCGCGTCCGCCCCGTCGATACCTACTCCTGGGACCACGCGAAGCTCGGCGGCCGCTACTGA
- a CDS encoding response regulator, with amino-acid sequence MTASADGTIHVLLADDHDLVRQGLKAALRGHPEFTVVAEARDGQEAVREAKRTNPDLVVLDVRMPKLNGIEACREIRSAVPGANVLMLTSYSDEEAVMQAIVAGASGFMLKDVKTDDLIAAMRIVGRGGKTLDPASSAAVIEQIRRGNIVTEEDRLAAQLTERELKILDLIAEGLTNREIGEQLYLSEKTVKHHVSDILSKLGMTRRVEAAGFAIRRAARKPQG; translated from the coding sequence ATGACGGCGAGCGCAGACGGCACCATCCATGTCCTGCTTGCGGACGACCACGACCTCGTGCGGCAGGGGCTGAAGGCGGCGCTGCGGGGGCACCCGGAGTTCACGGTGGTGGCCGAGGCGCGCGACGGGCAGGAAGCGGTGCGGGAGGCGAAGCGGACGAACCCGGACCTGGTTGTCCTGGATGTGCGGATGCCGAAGCTGAACGGCATTGAGGCGTGCCGGGAGATCCGGTCGGCGGTGCCGGGTGCGAACGTGCTGATGCTGACCTCCTACAGCGACGAGGAGGCGGTGATGCAGGCGATTGTGGCGGGGGCGAGCGGGTTCATGCTGAAGGACGTGAAGACCGACGACCTGATCGCGGCGATGCGGATTGTCGGCCGGGGCGGGAAGACGCTGGACCCGGCGAGCTCGGCGGCGGTGATCGAGCAGATCCGCCGGGGGAACATCGTCACCGAGGAGGACCGGCTGGCGGCGCAGCTCACGGAGCGGGAGCTGAAGATCCTCGACCTGATTGCGGAGGGGCTGACGAACCGGGAGATCGGCGAGCAGCTCTATCTCTCGGAGAAGACGGTGAAGCACCACGTGAGCGACATCCTGAGCAAGCTGGGGATGACGCGGCGGGTGGAGGCGGCGGGGTTCGCGATCAGGCGGGCGGCGCGGAAACCGCAGGGGTAG
- a CDS encoding GAF domain-containing sensor histidine kinase codes for MGTAAEGPATGPGSFERLAEMAVTSELLASSEDLSEILHRLADRAREVTGAEYAAISTFDEEGVLTRFIYSGISDEQARRLGDPPRGRGLLGHLATCDRPIRLDDLRASPHFTGWPPGHPDMTRFLGVPIRAGGRTIGSLYMARGADRPPFTAEDEVAAAVLSLQAAVSVSYALARERRGRIFLLEERERIAHDLHDGTIQALYALGLECDTMANREDYPPEAREALANAVSRINEIIADIRSYITMLEAATPVEQPELTRDLGFVIRQLVPSSIATVVNISAAALQELTTRESEDLLYIAREALSNAVRHGAPTKIAVDLRQTDDATVLTIQDNGVGFDEATTRKGLGRVTMRTRAERLGAELTIIPIPGMGTTVRVAIPRHRNDEEDV; via the coding sequence ATGGGGACTGCAGCTGAGGGGCCGGCCACAGGGCCCGGCAGTTTCGAACGCCTTGCGGAGATGGCCGTCACCAGCGAACTGCTGGCGTCGAGCGAGGACCTCTCCGAGATTTTGCATCGGCTGGCGGACCGCGCCCGGGAGGTGACGGGGGCGGAGTACGCGGCGATTTCGACGTTCGACGAAGAGGGGGTGCTGACCCGGTTCATCTACAGCGGGATCAGCGACGAGCAGGCGCGCCGGCTGGGCGACCCGCCGCGCGGGCGCGGGCTGCTTGGCCACCTTGCCACATGCGACCGGCCGATCCGGCTCGATGACCTGCGGGCGAGCCCGCATTTCACCGGGTGGCCGCCGGGCCACCCGGATATGACGCGGTTCCTCGGGGTGCCGATCCGGGCGGGGGGACGGACGATTGGTTCGCTCTACATGGCGCGGGGGGCCGACCGGCCGCCGTTCACGGCGGAGGACGAGGTGGCGGCGGCGGTGCTTTCGCTGCAGGCGGCGGTGAGCGTTTCCTACGCGCTGGCGCGTGAGCGGCGGGGACGGATCTTCCTGCTGGAGGAGCGGGAGCGGATCGCGCACGACCTGCACGACGGGACGATCCAGGCGCTGTATGCCCTGGGGCTCGAGTGCGACACGATGGCGAACCGGGAGGATTACCCGCCGGAGGCGCGGGAGGCGCTGGCAAACGCGGTGAGCCGGATCAACGAGATCATCGCCGACATCCGGAGCTATATCACGATGCTCGAAGCCGCGACGCCGGTTGAGCAGCCGGAGCTGACGCGCGACCTGGGTTTCGTCATCCGCCAGCTGGTGCCCTCGTCGATTGCGACAGTGGTGAACATCTCGGCGGCAGCGCTGCAGGAGCTGACGACGCGCGAATCGGAGGACCTGCTGTACATTGCGCGTGAGGCGCTCTCGAACGCGGTGCGCCACGGGGCGCCGACGAAGATCGCGGTCGACCTGCGCCAGACGGATGACGCGACGGTGCTGACGATCCAGGACAACGGGGTCGGGTTTGACGAGGCGACCACCCGCAAGGGGCTCGGCAGGGTGACGATGCGGACGCGGGCCGAGCGGCTGGGGGCGGAGCTGACGATCATCCCGATCCCGGGGATGGGTACGACGGTGCGGGTCGCAATCCCGCGGCACCGCAACGATGAGGAGGACGTATGA
- a CDS encoding beta-galactosidase gives MGHRRRWQAAGIVGGAVLALGLLAGQLWLTLHLQWTNREPLADSAIGFNFSCDQAEYLLLEEPGAGPDGHAPDGRPGRAEWCAGVLRELIERTGIRLVRLSVQWDEVEPEEGQFDFSVIEAQLDAVRAAGATANVSIGMKAQRHPEFYIPAWALEGVELREGMDLSGVPVLRERALRMVVTVAAHLAGRPEIDSWTAENEGYIASHRAHHYHLSRAYVAAVAETIRRADPQGRPVAINHAQHYVFDRRWRDALADGDVLAQSMYPRRNGAVLGRPVVVDIMQLGWLMPNYAYQAREARKAGKQFWVTELQAEPWTDGDARLISPARPSKNLSPETMLKNVAYARRTGAERIYLWGAEWWLYQEQRFGDGRWLEAARAAAGVQE, from the coding sequence ATGGGGCACCGGCGGCGCTGGCAGGCGGCGGGGATCGTCGGCGGGGCGGTGCTGGCGCTCGGCCTGCTGGCGGGGCAGCTCTGGCTGACGCTGCACCTGCAGTGGACGAACCGGGAGCCGCTGGCTGATTCGGCGATTGGGTTCAACTTCAGCTGCGACCAGGCGGAGTACCTGCTGCTGGAGGAGCCGGGCGCCGGCCCGGACGGCCACGCGCCGGACGGGCGGCCGGGGCGGGCGGAGTGGTGCGCGGGGGTGCTCCGCGAGCTGATCGAGCGGACGGGCATCCGGCTGGTGCGATTGAGCGTGCAGTGGGACGAGGTGGAGCCGGAGGAGGGACAGTTCGACTTTTCCGTGATCGAGGCGCAGCTCGATGCGGTGCGGGCCGCCGGGGCGACGGCGAACGTTTCTATCGGGATGAAGGCGCAGCGCCACCCGGAGTTCTACATCCCGGCGTGGGCGCTGGAGGGGGTGGAGCTGCGGGAGGGGATGGACCTCTCGGGCGTGCCGGTGCTCCGCGAGCGGGCGTTGCGGATGGTGGTGACGGTCGCGGCGCACCTTGCGGGACGGCCGGAGATCGATTCGTGGACGGCGGAGAACGAGGGGTACATCGCTTCGCACCGGGCCCACCACTACCACCTGAGCCGGGCGTACGTGGCGGCGGTGGCGGAGACGATCCGGCGGGCCGACCCGCAGGGCCGGCCGGTGGCGATCAACCACGCCCAGCATTACGTCTTCGACCGGCGCTGGCGGGATGCGCTGGCAGACGGGGACGTGCTGGCGCAGAGCATGTACCCGCGGCGGAACGGCGCGGTGCTGGGGAGGCCGGTGGTGGTGGACATCATGCAGCTCGGGTGGCTGATGCCGAACTATGCCTACCAGGCGCGGGAAGCCCGGAAGGCGGGGAAGCAGTTCTGGGTGACGGAGCTGCAGGCGGAGCCGTGGACGGATGGGGACGCGCGGCTGATCTCGCCGGCGCGGCCTTCGAAGAACCTCTCGCCGGAGACGATGCTGAAGAATGTGGCGTACGCGCGGCGGACGGGCGCGGAGCGGATATACCTGTGGGGTGCGGAGTGGTGGCTGTACCAGGAGCAGCGGTTCGGCGACGGCCGCTGGCTGGAGGCCGCGCGGGCGGCAGCCGGTGTGCAGGAGTGA
- a CDS encoding M20/M25/M40 family metallo-hydrolase: protein MAIDWPAVHREALDILVQYLQIDTSNPPGNEKPAARFLGAICEAEGIPVEYIETAPNREVLVARLRGDGSKRPIMLCNHTDVVPVEEQYWSVPAFAGLVQDGRVYGRGAVDMKGCGVMQLMALLLLKREGVPLKRDVVFCAVPDEEAGSDYGMAWLCEHRPDIVDVEYELSEGAGGTTRFGRQETRLFSVATNEKDICWLKLTAVGRPGHGSVPHEDNSAVYLVRALQRLVDWERPLVFTPDTEAYLDRLAEAGLMPPRSDRKAVEERIRRSPELLAMFQNTLNLTMLQAGIKANVIPARSEAVIDCRLLPGQSKRDWIRQVRERIGDERVSVELLSPDHGEPAAVPWDTELFRTITSVVKEAMEDAVVVPGMTIGGTDNRFLRERGIPAYGFIPCLLSPEERRGFHGNDEFLTVENLNLGCELMYEIVRRMVS, encoded by the coding sequence ATGGCGATTGACTGGCCGGCGGTGCACCGCGAGGCGCTGGACATCCTGGTGCAGTACCTGCAGATCGACACTTCGAACCCGCCGGGGAACGAGAAGCCGGCTGCGCGCTTCCTCGGGGCGATTTGCGAGGCGGAGGGGATCCCGGTCGAGTACATCGAAACGGCGCCGAACCGGGAGGTGCTGGTGGCGCGGCTGCGGGGGGACGGTTCGAAGCGGCCGATCATGCTGTGCAACCACACCGACGTGGTGCCGGTGGAGGAGCAGTACTGGAGCGTGCCGGCGTTTGCGGGGCTGGTGCAGGACGGGCGGGTGTACGGGCGGGGGGCGGTGGATATGAAGGGGTGCGGGGTGATGCAGCTGATGGCGCTGCTGCTGCTGAAGCGGGAGGGGGTGCCGCTGAAGCGGGATGTGGTGTTCTGCGCGGTGCCGGACGAGGAGGCGGGGAGCGACTACGGGATGGCGTGGCTGTGCGAGCACCGGCCGGACATCGTGGATGTGGAGTACGAGCTGAGCGAGGGTGCGGGCGGGACGACGCGGTTCGGGCGGCAGGAGACGCGGCTGTTCAGCGTGGCGACGAACGAGAAGGATATCTGCTGGCTGAAGCTGACGGCAGTCGGGCGGCCGGGGCACGGGAGCGTGCCGCATGAGGACAACTCGGCGGTGTACCTGGTGCGGGCGCTCCAGCGGCTCGTGGACTGGGAGCGGCCGCTGGTGTTTACGCCGGACACGGAGGCGTACCTCGACCGGCTGGCCGAGGCGGGGCTGATGCCGCCGCGGTCGGACCGGAAGGCGGTGGAGGAGCGGATCCGGCGGTCGCCGGAGCTGCTGGCGATGTTCCAGAACACGCTGAACCTGACGATGCTGCAGGCGGGCATCAAGGCGAACGTCATCCCGGCGCGGAGCGAAGCGGTGATCGACTGCCGCCTGCTGCCGGGGCAATCGAAGCGGGACTGGATCCGGCAGGTGCGGGAGCGGATCGGCGACGAGCGGGTCTCGGTGGAGCTGCTTTCGCCGGACCACGGGGAGCCGGCGGCGGTGCCGTGGGATACGGAGCTGTTCCGGACGATCACGTCGGTGGTGAAGGAGGCGATGGAGGATGCGGTGGTGGTGCCGGGGATGACGATCGGCGGGACGGACAACCGGTTCCTGCGGGAGCGGGGCATCCCGGCGTACGGGTTCATCCCATGCCTGCTCTCGCCGGAGGAGCGGCGCGGGTTCCACGGGAACGACGAGTTCCTGACGGTGGAGAACCTCAACCTCGGCTGCGAGCTGATGTACGAGATTGTGCGGCGGATGGTGAGCTAA